In Bosea sp. (in: a-proteobacteria), one DNA window encodes the following:
- a CDS encoding pirin family protein, which yields MSQLPADDPTLGDARSCEAIEKVIVSRSHDLGGFQVRRALPAIGQRMVGPFIFFDQMGPAEFHLGEGLDVRPHPHIGLSTVTYLFDGEIMHRDSLGTALAIRPGAVNLMTAGRGIVHSERTGLEARATGPKLYGIQAWLALPKTHEEIAPEFVHHGAPELPRIVEGGKRISLIMGRAYGETSPVRFPWEALYAEAVLSPGAVLPLDADYDERAVYVVSGRIDIAGEEFGAGQLLVFKPGDRISILGVDQSRLMLVGGEPMDGPRHIWWNFVSSSKERIEQAKQEWKTGRFDTVPGDESEFIPLPER from the coding sequence ATGTCGCAACTGCCCGCCGACGATCCGACCCTGGGCGATGCCCGCTCCTGCGAGGCGATCGAGAAGGTGATCGTGTCCCGCTCCCATGATCTCGGCGGCTTCCAGGTCCGCCGGGCGCTGCCGGCGATCGGCCAGCGCATGGTCGGCCCCTTCATCTTCTTCGACCAGATGGGGCCGGCCGAGTTCCATCTCGGCGAGGGGCTCGACGTGCGCCCGCACCCGCATATCGGCCTCTCGACCGTGACGTATCTGTTCGACGGCGAGATCATGCACCGCGACTCGCTCGGCACCGCGCTCGCCATCAGGCCGGGCGCTGTCAACCTGATGACGGCCGGGCGCGGCATCGTCCATTCCGAGCGGACGGGGCTGGAGGCGCGCGCCACCGGCCCGAAGCTCTACGGCATCCAGGCCTGGCTCGCCTTGCCGAAGACGCATGAGGAGATCGCGCCGGAATTCGTGCATCACGGCGCGCCCGAATTGCCACGCATCGTCGAAGGCGGAAAACGCATCAGCCTGATCATGGGCCGGGCCTATGGCGAGACCTCGCCGGTCCGCTTCCCGTGGGAGGCGCTCTATGCGGAGGCCGTGCTCTCGCCCGGCGCGGTCCTGCCGCTCGACGCCGATTACGACGAGCGCGCGGTTTATGTCGTCTCCGGCCGGATCGACATCGCCGGCGAGGAGTTCGGCGCCGGCCAGCTCCTCGTCTTCAAGCCGGGCGACCGCATCTCGATCCTCGGCGTCGACCAGAGCCGGCTGATGCTCGTCGGCGGCGAGCCGATGGACGGGCCGCGCCATATCTGGTGGAACTTCGTCTCCTCCTCGAAGGAGCGCATCGAGCAGGCGAAGCAGGAATGGAAGACCGGCCGCTTCGACACCGTGCCGGGCGACGAGAGCGAGTTCATCCCGCTGCCCGAGCGTTAG
- a CDS encoding TlyA family RNA methyltransferase — translation MKSRADQLLVARGFFESRARAQAAIAAGLVTANGAPVRKASEMLARDAALSAQAPHPYVSRGGLKLAGALDAFGFDPAGRVCLDVGASTGGFTDLLLQRGARHVVAVDVGHGQLHASLSADPRVSSFEGQDIRTLEAAALPQRPDLAAIDVSFISLRLVLPAVAALLTPQADIAALIKPQFEAGRAALKKGIVRDEAVRAQVCEEIVAVLEALGFRVAAPIPSPIEGGDGNREYLVGARRGA, via the coding sequence CTGAAGAGCCGGGCCGACCAGCTGCTCGTCGCGCGCGGCTTCTTCGAAAGCCGGGCGCGGGCGCAGGCCGCGATCGCGGCCGGGCTCGTCACCGCGAATGGCGCCCCCGTGCGCAAGGCGTCCGAGATGCTGGCGCGGGATGCCGCGCTGAGCGCGCAGGCGCCGCACCCTTACGTCTCGCGCGGGGGGCTGAAGCTCGCCGGCGCGCTCGACGCCTTCGGCTTCGATCCGGCGGGCCGTGTCTGCCTCGATGTCGGCGCCTCGACCGGGGGGTTCACCGACCTCCTGCTGCAACGCGGGGCGCGCCATGTCGTGGCCGTCGATGTCGGCCACGGCCAGCTGCACGCCTCGCTCAGCGCCGATCCGCGCGTCTCGAGCTTCGAGGGGCAGGACATCCGCACGCTCGAGGCCGCCGCTCTGCCCCAGCGGCCGGATCTCGCGGCGATCGACGTCAGCTTCATCTCGCTCAGGCTCGTGCTGCCGGCCGTCGCCGCGCTGCTTACGCCGCAAGCGGACATCGCCGCGCTGATCAAGCCGCAATTCGAGGCCGGGCGCGCCGCGCTGAAGAAGGGCATCGTGCGCGACGAGGCGGTGCGCGCCCAGGTCTGCGAGGAGATCGTCGCGGTGCTGGAGGCGCTCGGCTTTCGCGTCGCGGCACCGATCCCCTCCCCGATCGAGGGCGGCGACGGCAATCGCGAATATCTCGTCGGCGCGCGGCGGGGCGCCTGA
- a CDS encoding exodeoxyribonuclease VII small subunit, with product MSAEKTQDTPPADVAALPFEAAMKELEGIVARLERGDVPLEESIAIYTRGEALKARCDALLKQAEARIEKITLGADGKPTGTAPLDVES from the coding sequence GTGAGCGCAGAGAAGACCCAGGATACTCCCCCGGCCGATGTCGCAGCCCTCCCCTTCGAGGCGGCGATGAAGGAACTCGAAGGCATCGTGGCGCGGCTGGAACGCGGCGACGTGCCGCTCGAGGAATCGATCGCGATCTATACCCGCGGCGAGGCGCTGAAGGCGCGCTGCGACGCGCTCCTGAAGCAGGCGGAAGCGCGCATCGAGAAGATCACGCTCGGCGCCGACGGCAAGCCGACGGGAACCGCCCCGCTCGACGTCGAGAGCTGA
- a CDS encoding SOS response-associated peptidase has protein sequence MCGRYAITLPPEAMRASFGYREQPNFPPRYNIAPTQPVPVIRPHGSARQFLLMRWGFIPGWVRDAKDFPLVINIRGESAAEKPSFRNALARRRCLMPADAFYEWRRSGTGKQARNDAFLFRRPDRGFFAFAALWETWSAPDGSEIDTVAMLTGPASGPMAAIHHRAPIILAAHDHDAWLDPGATPQQTRRLIEPPPDDLLEIVAIGPAINKVANDGPELQEPASAAAPAEPARKVAKHPEDDPQGSLF, from the coding sequence ATGTGCGGACGCTATGCGATCACCCTGCCCCCGGAAGCCATGCGCGCGAGCTTCGGCTATCGCGAGCAACCGAATTTCCCGCCGCGCTACAACATCGCGCCGACGCAGCCCGTGCCCGTCATCCGGCCGCATGGAAGCGCGCGGCAGTTCCTGCTGATGCGCTGGGGCTTCATCCCCGGCTGGGTCAGGGACGCGAAGGATTTTCCGCTCGTCATCAACATCCGCGGCGAGAGCGCGGCCGAAAAACCCTCCTTCCGCAACGCGCTCGCGCGGCGGCGCTGCCTGATGCCGGCGGACGCCTTCTACGAGTGGCGGCGCAGCGGCACAGGCAAGCAGGCCCGCAACGACGCCTTCCTGTTCCGTCGGCCGGATCGTGGTTTCTTCGCCTTCGCCGCGCTGTGGGAGACCTGGTCCGCGCCCGACGGCTCGGAGATCGACACGGTCGCGATGCTGACCGGGCCGGCCAGCGGGCCGATGGCGGCGATCCACCATCGCGCTCCGATCATCCTCGCTGCGCACGACCACGACGCCTGGCTCGACCCCGGCGCGACGCCGCAGCAGACCCGGCGCCTCATCGAGCCGCCGCCGGACGATCTGCTCGAGATCGTCGCCATCGGCCCGGCGATCAACAAGGTGGCGAATGACGGGCCGGAGCTGCAGGAGCCGGCGAGCGCCGCCGCTCCGGCGGAGCCGGCGCGAAAAGTTGCGAAGCATCCGGAAGACGATCCGCAGGGCAGCCTGTTCTGA
- a CDS encoding SLC13 family permease: MTQPQILSILLVTGMMAGFLWGRLRYDIVAMLALTLSVVLGLVPAGDAFKGFSDDIVIIVGSALVLSAAVARSRIIERLFSKLGSGLTSTQLQLPLLVFVVAVMSAIIKNIGALAMMLPIAYQLARKSGKSPSIFLMPMAFASLLGGIVTLVGTSPNVIVARVRQELGGEPFRMFDFAPVGIVVAVAGCLFLCVGYRLLPRDRRGAVSLDQAIDIKDYLTEARLREKSPLAGKAVADLKAIGGNAIEIVSILREERRVQAPLPDASLRAGDILLLRGDAAVLERVVAEGGLDLVGKDRPTQKEDALDPDRIAEAIIGPDSTLIGQSAGDMALHARFGVNMIAISRSGERFSQRLRDIRLRAGDIVVIQGDEKLLAEKLSGLGLLPLADRLVPLGSTRRAVLTATIALGTIVALAAGLAPVPFVFFTAAVLLIALRCVPLREAYRNIDAPILVMLAALIPVSDSLRTTGTTDLFASWLATIGGGLPGWAALALILVAAMAVTPFLNNAATVLIMAPIGAGFAKNLGYNPDAFLMAVAIGAACDFLTPIGHQCNTLVMGPGGYRFSDYARLGAPLSVLVILLAVPMILLVWPLR; encoded by the coding sequence ATGACCCAGCCGCAGATCCTTTCCATCCTTCTCGTCACCGGCATGATGGCGGGGTTCCTCTGGGGGCGGCTGCGCTATGACATCGTCGCGATGCTGGCGCTCACGCTCTCCGTCGTGCTCGGGCTGGTGCCGGCGGGCGACGCCTTCAAGGGCTTTTCGGACGACATCGTCATCATCGTCGGCAGCGCCCTCGTGCTCAGCGCAGCGGTGGCGCGCTCGCGCATCATCGAGCGGCTGTTCTCCAAGCTCGGCTCGGGGCTCACCTCGACGCAGCTCCAGCTGCCGCTGCTGGTCTTCGTCGTCGCGGTGATGTCGGCGATCATCAAGAACATCGGCGCGCTCGCGATGATGCTGCCGATCGCCTACCAGCTCGCCCGCAAGAGCGGGAAATCGCCCTCGATCTTCCTGATGCCGATGGCCTTCGCCTCACTGCTCGGCGGCATCGTCACGCTCGTCGGCACCTCGCCCAACGTCATCGTCGCCCGCGTCCGCCAGGAGCTCGGCGGCGAGCCGTTCCGCATGTTCGATTTCGCCCCCGTCGGGATCGTCGTGGCAGTTGCCGGCTGCCTTTTCCTCTGCGTCGGCTACCGCCTGCTGCCGCGCGACCGGCGCGGGGCGGTCTCGCTCGACCAGGCGATCGACATCAAGGATTACCTGACCGAGGCGAGGCTGCGCGAGAAATCGCCGCTCGCCGGCAAGGCGGTGGCGGATCTGAAGGCGATCGGCGGCAACGCCATCGAGATCGTCTCGATCCTGCGCGAGGAGCGCCGCGTCCAGGCGCCGCTTCCCGATGCCAGCCTGCGCGCCGGCGACATCCTGCTCCTGCGCGGCGACGCCGCCGTGCTGGAGCGGGTCGTCGCCGAAGGCGGGCTCGATCTCGTCGGCAAGGACCGGCCGACGCAGAAAGAGGACGCGCTCGATCCCGATCGCATCGCCGAGGCGATCATCGGCCCGGATTCGACGCTGATCGGCCAGTCGGCCGGCGACATGGCGCTGCACGCCCGCTTCGGCGTCAACATGATCGCGATCAGCCGCTCCGGCGAGCGCTTCAGCCAGAGGCTGCGCGACATCCGCCTCCGGGCCGGGGACATCGTCGTCATCCAGGGCGACGAGAAGCTCCTGGCCGAAAAGCTCTCCGGGCTCGGCCTCTTGCCGCTGGCCGACCGGCTGGTGCCGCTCGGCTCGACGCGCCGCGCCGTGCTGACCGCGACGATCGCGCTCGGGACGATCGTCGCGCTCGCCGCGGGGCTGGCGCCGGTGCCCTTCGTCTTCTTCACCGCGGCGGTGCTGCTGATCGCGTTGCGCTGCGTGCCGCTGCGCGAGGCCTACCGCAACATCGACGCGCCGATCCTGGTGATGCTGGCGGCGCTGATCCCGGTCTCCGATTCGCTGCGCACGACCGGCACCACCGATCTCTTCGCCTCCTGGCTCGCGACGATCGGCGGCGGGCTGCCGGGCTGGGCCGCGCTCGCGCTGATCCTGGTGGCGGCGATGGCGGTGACGCCCTTCCTCAACAATGCCGCGACGGTGCTGATCATGGCGCCGATCGGCGCCGGCTTCGCCAAAAACCTCGGCTACAACCCCGACGCCTTCCTGATGGCGGTGGCGATCGGCGCGGCCTGCGACTTCCTCACCCCGATCGGCCACCAGTGCAACACGCTGGTGATGGGGCCGGGCGGCTATCGCTTCAGCGATTATGCCCGGCTCGGCGCGCCGCTCTCGGTGCTGGTCATCCTGCTCGCTGTGCCGATGATCCTGCTGGTCTGGCCGTTGCGTTAA
- the dxs gene encoding 1-deoxy-D-xylulose-5-phosphate synthase translates to MPRPSTPLLDTINDPADLRQLRDTQLKELADELRLETIDAVSATGGHLGAGLGVVELTVALHHVFDTPRDRLIWDVGHQAYPHKILTGRRGRIRTLRQPGGLSGFTRRAESPYDPFGAAHSSTSISAGLGMAVARDLAGRRNAVVAVIGDGAMSAGMAYEAMNNAGALDSRLIVILNDNDMSIAPPVGAMSAYLARLVSGRTYRSIREAARELAGKLPRFLHDKAKRTEEYARGFWTGGTLFEELGFYYVGPIDGHNLDHLLPVLRNVRDAGDGPILVHVVTQKGKGYAPAEASADKYHGVVKFDPVTGQQAKAPANAPSFTGVFANSLIKEAREDDRIVAVTAAMPSGTGLDAFGKEFPGRTFDVGIAEQHAVTFAAGLACEGYKPFVAIYSTFMQRAYDQIVHDVAIQKLPVRFALDRAGLVGADGATHAGSFDVAYLACLPNMVVMAAADEAELTHMVATAAAYDDGPIALRYPRGEGVGVEIPDVGVPLPIGKGRIVREGTRIALVSLGTRLADCLKAAEGLAQRGLSATVADARFAKPLDAALILRLAREHEVLITVEEGSVGGFGSHVLHLLAQNGALDAGLKVRSLTLPDVFQDHDKPDAMYAAAGLDAAGIIRAVEAALGQPSAVRLA, encoded by the coding sequence GTGCCCCGCCCCTCCACACCGCTCCTCGACACGATCAACGATCCGGCCGATCTCAGGCAGCTCCGCGACACTCAGTTGAAAGAGCTCGCCGACGAGCTCAGGCTCGAGACGATCGATGCCGTATCCGCCACCGGCGGGCATCTCGGCGCCGGGCTCGGCGTGGTCGAGCTCACCGTCGCGCTGCACCACGTCTTCGACACGCCGCGCGACCGGCTGATCTGGGATGTCGGCCACCAGGCCTATCCGCACAAGATCCTGACCGGGCGGCGCGGGCGCATCCGCACGCTGCGCCAGCCCGGCGGGCTCTCCGGCTTCACCCGGCGCGCCGAGAGCCCCTACGACCCGTTCGGCGCGGCGCATTCCTCGACCTCGATCTCGGCCGGGCTCGGCATGGCGGTGGCGCGCGACCTCGCCGGGCGGCGCAACGCCGTCGTCGCGGTGATCGGCGACGGCGCCATGTCCGCCGGCATGGCCTATGAGGCGATGAACAATGCCGGCGCGCTCGATTCGCGCCTCATCGTCATCCTCAACGACAACGACATGTCGATCGCCCCGCCGGTCGGCGCGATGTCGGCCTATCTGGCGCGGCTGGTCTCGGGGCGGACCTACCGCTCGATCCGCGAGGCCGCCCGCGAGCTCGCCGGCAAGCTGCCGCGCTTCCTGCACGACAAGGCCAAGCGCACCGAGGAATATGCCCGCGGCTTCTGGACCGGCGGCACGCTGTTCGAGGAGCTCGGCTTCTACTATGTCGGGCCGATCGACGGGCATAACCTCGACCATCTGCTGCCGGTGCTGCGCAATGTCCGCGATGCCGGCGACGGGCCGATCCTCGTCCATGTCGTGACGCAGAAGGGCAAGGGCTACGCCCCGGCCGAGGCCAGCGCCGACAAATACCACGGCGTGGTCAAGTTCGACCCCGTCACCGGCCAGCAGGCCAAGGCGCCGGCGAACGCGCCGAGCTTCACCGGCGTCTTCGCCAATTCCCTGATCAAGGAAGCGCGGGAGGACGACAGGATCGTCGCCGTCACCGCCGCCATGCCGTCGGGCACCGGGCTCGACGCCTTCGGCAAGGAGTTTCCGGGCCGGACCTTCGATGTCGGCATCGCCGAGCAGCATGCGGTGACCTTCGCGGCGGGCTTGGCGTGCGAGGGCTACAAGCCCTTCGTCGCGATCTATTCGACCTTCATGCAGCGCGCCTACGACCAGATCGTCCATGACGTGGCGATCCAGAAGCTGCCCGTGCGCTTCGCGCTGGATCGTGCGGGGCTCGTCGGCGCGGATGGTGCGACGCATGCCGGCTCCTTCGACGTCGCCTATCTCGCCTGCCTGCCCAACATGGTGGTGATGGCGGCGGCCGACGAGGCGGAACTGACCCATATGGTCGCGACCGCCGCGGCTTACGACGACGGTCCGATCGCGCTGCGCTATCCGCGCGGCGAGGGCGTCGGCGTCGAGATCCCCGATGTCGGCGTACCGCTTCCCATCGGCAAGGGCCGCATCGTCCGCGAGGGCACGCGGATCGCGCTCGTCTCGCTCGGGACGCGGCTCGCCGACTGCCTCAAGGCGGCCGAAGGGCTGGCGCAGCGCGGGCTCTCGGCCACCGTGGCGGATGCGCGCTTCGCCAAGCCGCTCGACGCGGCGCTGATCCTCAGGCTCGCCCGCGAGCACGAGGTCCTCATCACGGTCGAGGAAGGCTCGGTCGGCGGCTTCGGCAGCCATGTGCTGCATCTCCTGGCGCAGAACGGCGCGCTCGACGCCGGGCTCAAGGTCCGGAGCCTGACGCTGCCGGACGTCTTCCAGGACCACGACAAGCCGGACGCGATGTATGCCGCCGCCGGGCTCGACGCGGCCGGCATCATCCGCGCCGTCGAGGCGGCGCTGGGCCAGCCGAGCGCGGTGAGGCTCGCCTGA
- a CDS encoding magnesium transporter CorA family protein yields MLTIHGPCPDSRDRLRLGTPGEDGGFPDDAVWIDMLRPTPEEDRRVERHLGIEIPTREEMHDLEPSEIIYTENGARYMTARVICQSETIVPRLADVTFILTEKALVTVRYDEPGAFAIFLNRVTRPGGCGQQPEAVLDGLIETIVDRAAEVLRGVGDRIDVASRRVFAGRGQDVERGGVYQVVIQKIGQYEHIISNVRESMVSVERVLLFLSANYTRPKKAQTGFSAEWRSAVRDVQAIEEHATFLSNKLQFMLDATLGLVSIEQNKIIKLFSVVSVALMPPTLIASIYGMNFKTMPELDWQLGYPMAIGLMILFAVLPYLYFRWKKWL; encoded by the coding sequence ATGCTGACGATCCATGGCCCATGCCCCGATTCGCGCGACAGGCTGCGCCTCGGCACGCCCGGCGAGGATGGGGGCTTTCCCGACGACGCCGTCTGGATCGACATGCTCAGGCCGACGCCGGAGGAGGACAGGCGGGTCGAGCGCCATCTCGGCATCGAGATCCCGACCCGCGAGGAGATGCACGACCTCGAGCCCTCCGAGATCATCTATACCGAGAACGGCGCGCGCTACATGACCGCGCGCGTCATCTGCCAGTCCGAAACCATCGTGCCGCGGCTCGCCGACGTCACCTTCATCCTGACCGAGAAGGCGCTGGTGACGGTGCGCTACGACGAGCCGGGCGCCTTCGCCATCTTCCTCAACCGCGTCACAAGGCCCGGAGGCTGCGGCCAGCAGCCGGAAGCCGTGCTCGACGGGTTGATCGAGACCATCGTCGACCGCGCGGCGGAAGTGCTGCGCGGCGTCGGCGACCGGATCGACGTCGCCTCGCGGCGCGTCTTCGCCGGGCGCGGCCAGGATGTCGAGCGCGGCGGCGTCTATCAGGTCGTGATCCAGAAGATCGGCCAGTACGAGCACATCATCTCGAACGTCCGCGAGAGCATGGTCTCGGTCGAGCGCGTGTTGCTCTTCCTCTCGGCCAACTACACGAGGCCGAAGAAGGCCCAGACGGGGTTCTCGGCGGAGTGGCGCTCGGCGGTGCGCGACGTGCAGGCGATCGAGGAGCACGCCACCTTCCTCTCCAACAAGCTGCAATTCATGCTGGACGCGACGCTCGGCCTCGTCTCGATCGAGCAGAACAAGATCATCAAGCTGTTTTCGGTCGTCTCGGTCGCGCTGATGCCGCCGACGCTGATCGCCTCGATCTACGGCATGAACTTCAAGACCATGCCGGAGTTGGACTGGCAGCTGGGCTATCCCATGGCGATCGGGCTGATGATCCTGTTCGCGGTGCTGCCCTATCTGTATTTCCGCTGGAAGAAGTGGCTGTGA